A DNA window from Streptomyces sp. B21-083 contains the following coding sequences:
- the rfbH gene encoding lipopolysaccharide biosynthesis protein RfbH, producing the protein MNTHKELILDETVKYHMDAQGGEPFVPGRTEIWPSGAVLDEKDRTALVEAALEMRIAAGPSSRRFESRFARKLGRRKAHLTNSGSSANLLAMTAFTSHLLEERRLRAGDEVITVAAGFPTTVNPILQNGLIPVFVDVELGTYNTTAARVAEAIGPRTRAIMIAHALGNPFEVAEIAQLAADNDLFLIEDNCDAVGSTYDGRLTGTFGDIATVSFYPAHHLTMGEGGCVLTSNIALARIMESLRDWGRDCWCEPGETDKCLKRFKYQMGTLPEGYDHKYIFSHVGYNLKATDIQAALGLTQLDKLDAFCAARRRNWRRLRDGLEGTPHLILPRATDRSDPSWFGFALTVDPEAPFSRGELVDFLETRKIGTRRLFAGNLTRHPAYLNQPHRIIGDLTNSDIITEQTFWVGVYPALTEEMLDYVASSVNEFVGNHS; encoded by the coding sequence ATGAACACCCACAAGGAACTGATTCTCGACGAGACCGTGAAGTACCACATGGACGCCCAGGGGGGAGAGCCCTTCGTCCCGGGCCGCACCGAGATATGGCCCTCGGGCGCGGTCCTCGACGAAAAGGACCGGACCGCACTGGTCGAGGCCGCCCTGGAGATGCGGATAGCCGCAGGTCCCAGTTCACGCAGGTTCGAGTCCCGGTTCGCCCGCAAACTGGGGCGCCGCAAGGCTCATCTCACCAATTCCGGCTCCTCCGCGAACCTCCTGGCCATGACCGCCTTCACCTCGCATCTGCTGGAGGAACGCCGACTGCGGGCGGGAGACGAGGTGATCACGGTCGCGGCAGGCTTCCCCACGACGGTCAATCCGATCCTGCAGAACGGTCTGATTCCGGTCTTCGTCGATGTCGAGCTCGGCACCTACAACACGACAGCGGCCCGAGTGGCCGAGGCGATCGGTCCGCGTACCCGGGCCATCATGATCGCCCACGCCCTGGGCAACCCGTTCGAGGTTGCCGAGATCGCCCAACTCGCCGCGGACAACGACCTGTTCCTGATCGAGGACAACTGCGACGCGGTCGGTTCGACCTACGACGGCCGGCTGACCGGCACCTTCGGTGACATCGCGACCGTCAGCTTCTACCCGGCGCACCACCTGACCATGGGCGAGGGCGGATGCGTACTGACCTCGAACATCGCGCTCGCGCGGATCATGGAGTCACTCCGCGACTGGGGCCGGGACTGCTGGTGCGAGCCCGGCGAGACCGACAAGTGCCTCAAGCGGTTCAAGTACCAGATGGGCACCCTGCCTGAGGGCTACGACCACAAGTACATCTTCTCGCACGTCGGTTACAACCTGAAGGCGACCGACATCCAGGCCGCCCTCGGCCTGACCCAGCTGGACAAGCTCGACGCGTTCTGTGCGGCCCGGCGTCGCAACTGGCGCCGACTGCGTGACGGCCTGGAGGGCACACCGCACCTGATACTGCCGAGGGCGACCGACCGCAGCGACCCGAGCTGGTTCGGGTTCGCGCTGACCGTGGATCCCGAAGCACCCTTCAGCCGTGGGGAGTTGGTGGACTTCCTGGAGACCCGGAAGATCGGCACCCGGCGGCTGTTCGCCGGCAACCTGACACGCCATCCGGCCTACCTCAACCAACCACATCGCATCATCGGTGATCTGACGAACAGTGACATCATCACCGAGCAGACCTTCTGGGTCGGGGTGTATCCGGCACTGACCGAGGAGATGCTCGACTACGTCGCCTCCTCGGTGAACGAGTTCGTGGGGAACCACTCATGA
- a CDS encoding NDP-hexose 2,3-dehydratase family protein: protein MTARTAAVFLDDGTAPDRGLRPRHDIDLPHRIALSAATRQGVGPHTEDVRAWLDERRRSHRFKVERIPFARLDNWSFDEGTGNLGHDSGRFFTVEGLRVVTSEGPHQEWHQPIIKQPEVGILGILAKEFDGVLHFLMQAKMEPGNPNLVQLSPTVQATRSNYTKVHKGGAVKYLEHFTHPDPDGIVADVLQSEHGSWFFRKSNRNMIVETSEEIPPDDDFCWLTLGQIGELLHADNVVNMDSRTVLSCAPYPDDQPGALHSDTELLSWFTVERSRHDIHSELLPLAGLPGWNRSESSIDHAEGLYFSVVAVRVQAESREVAGWTQPLFAPRGTGITAFLVRRFGGVPHVLVHARVEGGFLDTVELGPTVQCTPAVHAHLPSMDRPPFLDYVLDAPRSTPSRIRYEAVHSEEGGRFLKAESRYFIIEADEASAPLVPPSGYRWVTPEQLTSLVRHNHYVNVQARTLLACLNASGIRG, encoded by the coding sequence ATGACCGCGCGGACCGCGGCCGTCTTCCTGGACGACGGCACCGCCCCCGACCGCGGGCTGAGGCCTCGGCATGACATCGACCTGCCCCACCGCATCGCCCTTTCGGCGGCCACCCGTCAGGGCGTGGGGCCACACACCGAGGATGTCCGCGCCTGGCTCGACGAGCGTCGCCGGTCCCACCGCTTCAAGGTCGAGCGCATCCCGTTCGCCCGGCTCGACAACTGGTCGTTCGACGAGGGCACAGGCAATCTCGGACACGACAGCGGCCGGTTCTTCACCGTCGAGGGCCTGCGCGTCGTCACCTCCGAGGGCCCGCACCAGGAATGGCACCAACCCATCATCAAACAGCCCGAAGTCGGTATTCTCGGCATCCTCGCCAAGGAGTTCGACGGAGTACTGCATTTCCTGATGCAGGCCAAGATGGAGCCGGGCAACCCCAATCTGGTGCAGCTCTCCCCGACCGTCCAGGCCACCCGCAGCAACTACACCAAGGTCCACAAGGGCGGGGCCGTCAAGTACCTGGAGCATTTCACCCACCCGGATCCCGACGGGATCGTCGCCGACGTCCTCCAGTCCGAGCACGGCTCCTGGTTCTTCCGCAAGAGCAACCGGAACATGATCGTCGAGACCTCGGAGGAGATCCCGCCCGACGACGACTTCTGCTGGCTGACCCTCGGCCAGATCGGTGAACTCCTGCACGCGGACAACGTCGTCAACATGGACTCGCGCACCGTACTCTCCTGCGCGCCGTACCCGGACGACCAGCCCGGCGCCCTGCACTCGGACACCGAACTGCTGTCCTGGTTCACCGTCGAACGTTCCCGGCACGACATCCACAGCGAGCTCCTGCCCCTGGCCGGGCTGCCTGGCTGGAACCGCAGCGAGTCGAGCATCGACCATGCGGAGGGCCTCTACTTCAGCGTCGTGGCGGTCCGCGTACAGGCGGAGAGCAGAGAGGTCGCCGGCTGGACGCAGCCGCTGTTCGCACCACGGGGAACCGGCATCACGGCCTTCCTCGTCCGGCGGTTCGGCGGCGTCCCCCATGTCCTGGTGCACGCACGCGTCGAAGGAGGCTTCCTCGACACCGTGGAACTCGGTCCCACGGTCCAGTGCACACCTGCCGTCCACGCACATCTGCCCAGCATGGACCGACCGCCGTTCCTGGACTACGTGCTGGACGCGCCGAGGTCGACTCCTTCCCGAATCCGCTACGAAGCCGTGCACTCGGAAGAGGGCGGCCGGTTCCTCAAAGCCGAGAGCCGCTACTTCATCATCGAGGCCGACGAGGCATCGGCTCCCCTTGTCCCGCCTTCCGGGTACCGGTGGGTCACTCCCGAACAGCTCACCTCTCTGGTCCGCCACAACC